One Nitrospina watsonii DNA segment encodes these proteins:
- a CDS encoding arsenate reductase family protein, with amino-acid sequence MKFYGYNKCGTCRKAQKFLDDQGVAYQSIDITETPPPKKVLKQAIARYGLKKLFNTSGVQYKELNMKDRVKTITEAEALDLLAGNGRLVKRPIAVNGDTVTVGFNEDEYQQVWAK; translated from the coding sequence ATGAAGTTTTACGGCTACAACAAATGCGGCACCTGCCGCAAGGCGCAGAAGTTTCTGGACGACCAAGGCGTCGCCTACCAGTCGATCGACATCACCGAAACGCCGCCGCCCAAAAAAGTGCTCAAACAGGCCATCGCCCGTTACGGCCTGAAAAAACTGTTCAACACCAGCGGCGTTCAGTACAAGGAACTCAACATGAAAGACCGGGTGAAAACGATCACCGAAGCCGAGGCGCTGGATCTTTTGGCGGGCAACGGGCGGCTGGTGAAACGCCCCATCGCTGTCAACGGCGACACGGTGACCGTCGGCTTCAACGAGGACGAATACCAGCAGGTCTGGGCGAAATGA
- a CDS encoding lipid-binding SYLF domain-containing protein — translation MKPILAALAAIIILSGLLAPGAQAELSVQQQILQDSQFVLEEIISAPDEGIPSKLMAKAKAIVIMPTMVKGGFFVGARYGSGVVSVRDASTGRWGPPAFLRTYGGSFGLQFGAQAVDLVLLVMSERGVNALLDNKFTLGGDLAVSVGPVGRYTEAGTDLRFQGEVYSYSRSKGAFAGVSVKGAYFQPNQHSTQQYYRTTLSTRQVLFYGSLARIPKSSAVFMENLNRLAPASPSVLTKLKRSHPVTTAEQKPKMQAQPKIPEPAPQEMKKKVPGKQELIQKSEAPGQTERPLRLPTPQPLW, via the coding sequence ATGAAACCCATTCTGGCCGCGTTGGCGGCGATCATTATTCTGTCGGGCTTGCTGGCCCCCGGGGCGCAGGCCGAGCTTTCGGTGCAGCAGCAGATCCTGCAGGATTCGCAGTTTGTCCTTGAGGAGATTATATCGGCTCCGGACGAAGGAATCCCGTCCAAACTGATGGCCAAGGCAAAAGCCATCGTCATCATGCCCACGATGGTGAAAGGCGGCTTCTTTGTCGGGGCGCGTTATGGCAGCGGTGTGGTCTCGGTGCGTGACGCCAGCACCGGCCGCTGGGGTCCGCCGGCCTTCCTCCGCACCTACGGCGGCAGCTTTGGCTTGCAGTTCGGCGCGCAGGCGGTGGACCTGGTGCTTTTGGTGATGAGCGAACGCGGTGTCAACGCCTTGCTGGACAATAAATTCACTCTGGGCGGCGACCTCGCGGTGTCGGTCGGGCCCGTCGGCCGCTACACCGAAGCCGGAACCGATCTCCGTTTTCAGGGCGAGGTGTATTCGTATTCGCGCAGCAAGGGCGCCTTCGCCGGGGTGTCGGTGAAGGGCGCGTACTTCCAGCCCAATCAGCACTCCACCCAGCAGTATTACCGCACCACCCTGTCCACCCGGCAGGTGTTGTTTTACGGCAGCCTCGCGCGCATCCCGAAATCCAGCGCCGTGTTCATGGAAAATCTGAACCGGCTCGCGCCCGCGTCTCCCAGTGTGTTGACCAAGCTCAAGCGTTCGCATCCGGTGACCACCGCCGAGCAGAAACCGAAGATGCAAGCGCAACCGAAAATCCCGGAACCCGCACCGCAGGAAATGAAAAAGAAAGTTCCGGGCAAACAGGAGCTCATCCAGAAATCGGAAGCTCCCGGGCAAACCGAGCGGCCCCTTCGACTTCCCACTCCTCAGCCGCTCTGGTGA
- a CDS encoding NUDIX hydrolase: protein MDLDAICQRLRVACPVRRDAVTPQPGVAAVLVILYPHNGVPHVLMMKRSKALRSHPGEIGFPGGLFEDGDGDLLTTALRETEEELDLAIFSEDVIARLPPVETLSGIEVTPFVSLQTTLADCTPNPEEVEEVLQPPLIALWNSYRPEAVVEPPSDFAYWYGPHRIWGATARILRHLSEVATAK from the coding sequence ATGGATTTGGATGCGATATGCCAGCGCCTGCGCGTGGCGTGCCCGGTGCGGCGCGATGCGGTGACCCCGCAGCCGGGGGTGGCGGCGGTGTTGGTGATTCTCTACCCGCACAACGGCGTACCGCATGTGCTGATGATGAAGCGATCCAAGGCGCTGCGCAGTCACCCGGGTGAAATCGGCTTCCCCGGCGGCCTGTTCGAGGACGGCGACGGCGACCTGTTGACCACCGCCCTGCGCGAAACCGAAGAGGAACTCGACCTCGCCATTTTCTCCGAAGACGTCATCGCCCGCCTGCCTCCGGTCGAGACGCTTTCCGGCATCGAGGTCACGCCCTTCGTCAGCCTGCAAACCACGCTCGCCGACTGCACGCCCAACCCGGAAGAAGTCGAAGAAGTGCTGCAACCGCCCTTGATCGCGTTGTGGAACAGTTACCGCCCCGAAGCCGTAGTGGAACCGCCCTCGGATTTCGCCTACTGGTATGGTCCACATCGCATCTGGGGCGCGACCGCGCGCATCCTGCGCCATTTGAGCGAGGTCGCAACCGCGAAATGA
- the smc gene encoding chromosome segregation protein SMC encodes MILKQLELSGFKSFADATHLDFTRGFTAVVGPNGCGKSNVSDAIRWVIGEQSSKHLRGSRIADLIFNGSASRKPVHRAEVSMTLSDVPPGLRIANIPNLSEEIKVTRCYHRSGESEFYINQVPCRLKDITDLFLDIGISPKVLTVIEQGNIQDIVTSKPDDRRMWIEEAAGVLKFKARKHEALRKLDAAGQNLDRISDIVQELSRQVESLKRQAAKAERYKQYQSEIKELSLNLFSRKIRRAEKELAEIEQRHQARSEQKVEWNAQASTLETDVEQLKFEIDEMATALNQKKEAVHRLNTAIGKNEHNIELKNGEMQRARQDIESAIGEVESMAAEIEQNEAQCAAQKIEQERLTAEVADRQQARETLQQQYDHTRNRLNELDGEVRQLDRQIMERVHHISRQKNELTALTTRRQGLNDRDQRLANEQNEVTQQLATLTASLQEAETQYRDKAEVFERLQQEQEQLTQQAAGLKQRLEAQEEAAAAARERYLAQNSLLQSLQELRRKFEGFGDGVRALMANGAGNHVQGLREVLVDVVQAPAEFEAAVEAVMGEKLQSMIVDSYNDSVEAIRYLDDNKSGRGSFIPLRPKSTTRPPLYMNGNQGVIGRLSDLIQTREEYRPILDHLLGHVVLVRDLETALHLHGQTEFQGSVVTLKGEVIDDEGLVTGGAQGENDAGLLSRNREMEELSGSVAELKQQMDALQSEAERMETELTELEARVQAGSKAVHAADIERAHRYNEFEQMKKEQTRLEQKRATVDHERTTGRQQLEELGREQQTLTGTVTAAEAEQQQAETLRDQQSRELAVQREELDRQGQESNQLNVLLTSLKGKAENLTLEIKRLGQQRENLAERIARRQEDSRSNTTKIAECEQAIAGYEQAIMEQVREKDELSQAIVHEEEALNEKEDTLDGHEKQARELVKHIQEITEEISQIELKRSETRIQIAHIEEKVWEDFHVSVDEMKSREETDIDEDAVAEELAGLKDKVAKMGEVNLAALSDFQKANERFLFLQKQEDDLAQSILGLHQTIEKIDETTKQLFAETFELVNERFKANFERLFSGGRAELILLDPSEPLESGIDIKASPPGKTMQNIQLLSGGEKAMTAISLLFAILQVRPSPFCLLDEVDAPLDEANVIRFQDMLREMSEKTQFIIITHNQKTMSFADTLYGVTMEERGASKVVSVHLNN; translated from the coding sequence ATGATACTCAAGCAACTCGAACTTTCCGGATTCAAATCCTTCGCCGACGCCACCCACCTCGATTTCACCCGCGGTTTCACCGCCGTGGTCGGACCCAACGGCTGCGGCAAGAGCAACGTGTCCGACGCCATCCGCTGGGTCATCGGCGAACAGAGTTCGAAGCATCTGCGCGGCAGCCGCATCGCCGACCTCATTTTCAACGGCAGCGCCAGCCGCAAACCGGTGCACCGCGCCGAGGTTTCCATGACCTTGTCGGACGTGCCGCCGGGGTTGCGCATCGCCAACATCCCCAACCTGTCGGAAGAGATCAAGGTCACGCGCTGTTACCACCGCTCCGGCGAGAGCGAATTTTACATCAACCAAGTACCCTGCCGTCTGAAAGACATCACCGACCTGTTTCTCGACATTGGCATCAGCCCCAAGGTGCTGACCGTCATCGAGCAGGGCAACATCCAGGACATCGTCACCTCCAAACCCGACGACCGCCGCATGTGGATCGAGGAAGCCGCCGGGGTGCTCAAATTCAAGGCGCGCAAACACGAAGCCCTGCGCAAGCTGGACGCCGCCGGGCAGAACCTCGACCGCATCTCCGACATCGTGCAGGAGTTGTCCAGGCAGGTGGAATCGTTGAAACGCCAGGCGGCCAAGGCGGAACGCTACAAGCAGTACCAGTCGGAGATCAAGGAGCTCAGCCTCAACCTGTTCAGCCGCAAGATCCGTCGCGCCGAGAAAGAGCTGGCGGAGATCGAACAGCGCCACCAGGCGCGCAGCGAACAGAAGGTGGAATGGAACGCGCAGGCTTCGACGCTGGAGACCGATGTCGAGCAGTTGAAGTTCGAGATCGACGAGATGGCGACGGCGCTCAACCAGAAAAAAGAAGCGGTGCACCGCCTCAACACGGCGATCGGCAAGAACGAGCACAACATCGAATTGAAGAACGGCGAAATGCAGCGCGCCCGTCAGGACATCGAGTCGGCCATCGGCGAGGTCGAGAGCATGGCCGCTGAAATCGAACAGAACGAAGCGCAGTGCGCGGCGCAGAAAATCGAACAGGAGCGCCTCACCGCCGAGGTGGCAGACCGGCAGCAGGCTCGCGAGACCTTGCAGCAACAATACGATCACACCCGCAACCGGCTCAACGAACTCGATGGCGAGGTCAGGCAGCTTGACCGCCAGATTATGGAGCGCGTGCATCACATCTCGCGTCAGAAAAACGAACTCACCGCGCTGACGACGCGCCGTCAGGGCTTGAACGACCGCGACCAGCGTCTCGCGAACGAGCAGAACGAGGTGACGCAGCAGTTGGCGACGCTCACCGCCTCCCTGCAGGAAGCCGAAACGCAGTACCGCGACAAGGCGGAAGTGTTCGAACGCCTGCAGCAGGAACAGGAGCAGCTCACGCAGCAGGCCGCCGGATTGAAGCAACGCCTCGAAGCGCAGGAAGAAGCCGCCGCCGCGGCGCGCGAACGCTATCTCGCGCAGAACTCGCTGTTGCAGTCGTTGCAGGAGTTGCGCCGCAAGTTCGAAGGCTTTGGCGACGGCGTGCGCGCCCTCATGGCCAACGGCGCCGGCAACCACGTGCAGGGACTGCGCGAGGTGCTGGTCGATGTGGTGCAGGCTCCGGCAGAGTTCGAAGCCGCCGTCGAAGCCGTCATGGGCGAGAAGTTGCAGAGCATGATCGTCGATTCCTACAACGATTCGGTCGAGGCCATCCGCTACCTCGACGACAACAAATCCGGTCGCGGCAGTTTCATTCCGCTCCGTCCCAAATCCACGACGCGCCCGCCGCTCTATATGAATGGCAACCAGGGCGTCATCGGCCGCCTGTCCGACCTCATCCAGACGCGCGAGGAATACCGTCCCATTCTCGATCACCTGTTGGGTCACGTGGTGCTGGTGCGCGACCTGGAAACGGCGCTGCACCTGCATGGCCAGACCGAATTTCAGGGCAGCGTGGTGACGCTGAAAGGCGAGGTCATCGACGACGAAGGCCTGGTCACCGGCGGCGCGCAGGGTGAAAACGATGCGGGCCTGTTGTCGCGCAACCGCGAGATGGAGGAGTTGTCCGGCAGCGTCGCCGAACTCAAGCAGCAGATGGACGCGTTGCAGTCGGAGGCCGAGCGCATGGAAACGGAACTCACCGAACTGGAAGCGCGGGTGCAGGCGGGAAGCAAGGCCGTGCACGCGGCGGACATCGAACGCGCGCACCGTTACAACGAATTCGAGCAGATGAAAAAGGAACAGACCCGCCTCGAACAGAAGCGGGCGACGGTCGATCACGAACGCACCACCGGCCGGCAGCAGTTGGAAGAACTGGGCCGCGAGCAGCAGACGTTGACCGGGACGGTGACGGCGGCGGAAGCCGAGCAACAGCAGGCGGAAACCCTGCGCGACCAGCAGAGCCGCGAACTCGCCGTGCAACGCGAAGAGCTGGACCGGCAGGGGCAGGAGAGCAATCAGCTCAACGTGCTGCTCACCTCACTCAAAGGCAAAGCGGAAAACCTGACGCTGGAGATCAAACGTCTCGGCCAGCAACGCGAAAACCTCGCCGAACGCATTGCCAGGCGGCAGGAAGACAGCCGTTCCAACACCACGAAAATCGCCGAGTGCGAGCAGGCCATCGCCGGCTACGAGCAGGCGATCATGGAACAGGTGCGCGAAAAAGACGAACTCAGTCAGGCCATCGTTCACGAGGAAGAAGCGTTGAACGAAAAGGAAGACACCCTCGATGGACACGAAAAACAGGCGCGCGAACTGGTCAAGCACATTCAGGAAATCACCGAAGAGATTTCGCAGATCGAACTGAAACGTTCCGAGACGCGCATCCAGATCGCCCACATCGAGGAAAAAGTGTGGGAGGACTTCCACGTGTCGGTCGATGAGATGAAGAGCCGCGAGGAGACGGACATCGACGAAGACGCGGTGGCGGAAGAGCTGGCGGGCCTCAAGGACAAGGTCGCCAAGATGGGCGAAGTGAATCTCGCCGCGCTGTCGGATTTTCAGAAAGCCAACGAACGCTTCCTGTTTTTGCAGAAGCAGGAGGACGACCTGGCGCAATCGATTCTCGGTCTGCACCAGACGATCGAGAAGATCGACGAGACCACCAAGCAGTTGTTCGCCGAAACCTTCGAGCTGGTGAACGAACGCTTCAAGGCCAACTTCGAGCGCTTGTTCTCCGGCGGTCGCGCCGAACTCATTCTGCTCGATCCGAGCGAGCCGCTGGAATCCGGCATCGACATCAAGGCCAGCCCTCCCGGCAAAACCATGCAGAACATCCAACTGCTCTCCGGCGGCGAAAAAGCCATGACCGCCATCTCGCTGTTGTTCGCCATCCTGCAGGTGCGGCCCAGCCCGTTCTGCCTGCTCGACGAGGTGGACGCGCCGCTCGACGAAGCCAACGTCATCCGCTTTCAGGACATGCTGCGCGAGATGTCGGAGAAGACGCAGTTCATCATCATCACCCACAACCAGAAGACCATGAGCTTCGCCGACACCCTGTACGGCGTCACCATGGAAGAACGCGGCGCCAGCAAAGTCGTCTCCGTCCACCTGAACAACTAA
- the phnE gene encoding phosphonate ABC transporter, permease protein PhnE, whose protein sequence is MPTPSSHRPFYTRTKFFVYLFVALIVYAYGWRVTGIDPAALVKDFHLVKPLVTALLQPDLITRDTEQQTVEARFHVAETTGEESALTAPAHKKPTLHLSRLRGQIGDTLTVAGFHLQPERTGKLYWVNAIEQEYPLGEVTTDAGGHFEKAVTVPPTARGDRQFLRVVLEWETGAWHISETLKLTADKIVETLFLGLMATTFALILALPLSFLGARNLMTRHWPGTTIYYLVRTGFNVLRAIEPLIMAILLAVWVGIGPFAGVLALALHSTAALGKLFSEQIESIDPGPVEAITATGARPMQVVLYGVLPQVVPQFLALGFYRWDINVRMSTIIGFVGGGGIGFLLQQWINLLQYNQAGTALLAIALVVISLDLVSAKVREKITLAS, encoded by the coding sequence ATGCCCACACCGTCCTCACACCGGCCGTTCTACACGCGCACGAAGTTTTTCGTGTACCTGTTCGTCGCGCTCATCGTTTATGCCTACGGCTGGCGGGTGACCGGGATCGATCCCGCCGCCCTCGTCAAAGACTTCCACCTGGTGAAGCCGCTGGTGACGGCGCTGCTGCAACCCGACCTCATCACCCGCGACACCGAACAGCAGACTGTGGAAGCCCGCTTCCACGTGGCGGAAACCACAGGGGAGGAGTCGGCCCTCACAGCGCCCGCGCACAAGAAGCCGACGCTGCACCTGTCGCGCCTACGCGGACAGATTGGCGACACGTTGACGGTGGCGGGCTTTCATCTGCAACCCGAGCGCACGGGCAAGCTGTACTGGGTGAACGCCATCGAGCAGGAATACCCGTTGGGCGAGGTGACGACCGATGCCGGCGGCCATTTCGAAAAGGCGGTCACGGTGCCACCGACGGCGCGCGGCGACCGCCAGTTCCTGCGCGTGGTGCTGGAATGGGAAACCGGTGCGTGGCACATCAGTGAAACCTTGAAACTCACCGCCGATAAAATCGTCGAGACCCTGTTCCTCGGTTTGATGGCGACCACGTTCGCCCTGATCCTCGCGTTGCCGCTCAGTTTTCTGGGGGCACGCAACCTGATGACGCGGCACTGGCCCGGCACCACGATTTATTACCTGGTGCGCACCGGCTTCAACGTGCTGCGCGCCATCGAGCCACTCATCATGGCCATCCTGCTGGCGGTGTGGGTGGGCATCGGCCCGTTCGCCGGGGTGCTGGCCCTGGCGTTGCACTCGACGGCGGCGCTGGGCAAACTGTTTTCGGAACAGATCGAAAGCATCGATCCCGGTCCGGTGGAGGCCATCACCGCCACCGGGGCGCGGCCAATGCAGGTGGTGCTGTACGGGGTGCTGCCGCAGGTGGTGCCGCAATTTCTGGCGCTGGGATTTTACCGCTGGGATATCAACGTGCGCATGTCCACCATCATCGGGTTTGTCGGCGGCGGCGGCATCGGCTTTCTGTTACAGCAATGGATCAACCTGCTGCAATACAATCAGGCGGGCACGGCGCTATTGGCGATTGCGCTGGTGGTGATTTCTCTGGATTTGGTGAGCGCTAAAGTCCGGGAGAAGATCACGCTGGCATCGTGA
- a CDS encoding DUF4149 domain-containing protein — MHTFLAFLHLLGLVVWLGSVIFFSFFTAPSVFKVLDRQQAGDVIAAIFPKYYGVGYTCAVLVAATALATPHGASGLRMPFLVVMAACTFYAGLVINPQARRLKHQMREAGGEDDALQNQFRSLHGWSVRLNATVLIFGLGLLWITAMGLRL; from the coding sequence ATGCATACCTTTCTCGCATTCCTGCATCTTTTAGGGCTGGTGGTCTGGCTCGGCAGCGTCATCTTCTTTTCGTTTTTCACCGCCCCGTCGGTGTTCAAGGTGCTGGACCGGCAACAGGCGGGCGACGTCATCGCCGCCATCTTTCCCAAATACTACGGCGTCGGCTACACCTGCGCCGTGCTGGTGGCGGCGACGGCGCTGGCCACGCCGCATGGGGCCAGCGGACTGCGCATGCCGTTTCTCGTGGTGATGGCGGCGTGCACGTTTTACGCGGGACTGGTGATCAACCCGCAGGCACGCCGGTTGAAACACCAGATGCGCGAGGCGGGCGGCGAGGACGACGCCTTGCAGAACCAGTTCCGCTCGCTGCATGGCTGGTCGGTGCGGCTGAACGCCACCGTGTTGATCTTCGGCCTCGGCCTGTTGTGGATCACGGCGATGGGTCTGCGTTTGTAG
- a CDS encoding tetratricopeptide repeat protein, translating into MRFINCNKGLLAGTLVILLALIAVPAVHADDAAAILYKQGVTLAKKGQYEKALPKLEAAARQAPSNADHHNYLGLVYTNLGRYHDAIRASMRALQLQPGRTDADKNLVAAYKSLDDWRGMIEPLERLTQAEPTKAHYHALLGRAQHQLGHDEAAIAALTQAVKWNPHDEASMYRLGEIHLHQGHYEKAIDYLERAVSGFPFPYQRYYNLGLAYAHTGQTEQALKNFNRCVEEQPGFAPAYYNMGALHQNTGHPQQAIEMYRKTLDLNPMLAEARHNLDALNKS; encoded by the coding sequence ATGCGATTTATAAATTGCAACAAAGGACTGCTCGCTGGAACGCTGGTGATCTTGCTGGCGCTGATAGCCGTCCCTGCCGTCCACGCCGATGACGCTGCGGCAATACTCTACAAACAGGGCGTCACGCTGGCCAAAAAAGGTCAGTATGAAAAAGCCCTGCCGAAGCTCGAAGCCGCCGCCCGGCAGGCGCCGTCGAATGCCGATCACCACAACTACCTGGGTCTGGTGTACACCAACCTCGGCCGTTATCACGATGCCATCCGCGCCTCGATGCGCGCCTTGCAGTTGCAGCCGGGGCGCACCGACGCGGACAAAAACCTGGTTGCCGCCTATAAAAGTCTCGACGACTGGCGGGGCATGATCGAGCCGCTGGAAAGGTTGACGCAGGCCGAGCCGACGAAGGCGCATTACCACGCCCTGCTGGGCCGGGCGCAGCATCAACTCGGCCACGATGAGGCCGCTATCGCCGCGCTCACCCAGGCGGTGAAGTGGAACCCGCACGACGAGGCGTCGATGTACCGGCTGGGCGAAATCCATCTGCACCAGGGTCATTATGAAAAGGCCATCGATTACCTCGAGCGCGCGGTTTCCGGGTTCCCTTTTCCGTACCAAAGGTATTACAATCTGGGGCTGGCTTACGCGCATACAGGGCAAACGGAACAGGCTCTGAAAAATTTCAACCGGTGCGTGGAGGAGCAACCCGGCTTCGCCCCGGCGTATTACAACATGGGCGCGCTGCACCAGAACACCGGTCACCCGCAGCAGGCCATCGAGATGTACAGGAAGACACTGGACCTCAATCCCATGCTGGCGGAAGCCCGGCACAACCTGGACGCTTTGAATAAATCCTGA
- a CDS encoding TonB family protein, protein MRFPIKPPPKIKQFVVLSLGLHLAALTAYQLIPPGPPEAPHKPPIKVKFVPEQPKPEPQAPPTFVETVEPKKIEPPTESELISNANSKAKSNIEQKKDKQYASKKTLIPKPKPETMPQPKQELVLDKEFLIPPPKAPREMYQEARTGFVKPQTETAPKKEVAKKYSESTLALLDGFDPEKYASIETDSLESENVDDEEVISLNTKETKYASYFQRIKRQIERVWTYPEEAARHGVNGRLSLRFRIARDGRLLEVLLVDASGSNLLDEAAVNAVKGAAPYYPFPVTIDRDNLSILATFIYSPTYSSYYQDRHGR, encoded by the coding sequence ATGCGATTCCCCATCAAACCTCCACCGAAGATCAAACAGTTCGTGGTGCTGTCGCTCGGCCTGCATCTGGCGGCGCTCACTGCGTACCAGTTGATCCCGCCGGGTCCGCCGGAGGCGCCGCACAAACCGCCGATCAAGGTGAAGTTCGTTCCCGAACAACCGAAACCCGAACCGCAGGCACCGCCGACCTTCGTCGAAACGGTGGAACCGAAAAAGATCGAGCCGCCCACCGAGTCGGAATTGATCTCCAACGCCAACAGCAAGGCGAAGTCGAACATCGAACAAAAAAAAGATAAACAGTACGCCAGCAAAAAAACGCTGATTCCCAAACCGAAACCGGAAACCATGCCGCAGCCCAAACAGGAACTGGTGCTGGACAAGGAGTTTCTGATCCCACCACCGAAAGCGCCGCGCGAGATGTATCAGGAAGCCAGGACCGGCTTCGTCAAACCGCAAACGGAAACCGCGCCGAAGAAAGAGGTGGCGAAAAAATATTCGGAAAGCACGCTGGCGCTTTTGGACGGATTCGATCCGGAGAAATACGCGTCCATCGAAACCGATTCGCTGGAATCGGAAAACGTGGACGATGAGGAAGTGATTTCGCTGAACACGAAGGAGACCAAGTACGCCTCCTACTTCCAGCGCATCAAGCGCCAGATCGAACGCGTGTGGACGTATCCGGAAGAAGCGGCGCGCCACGGCGTCAATGGCCGCCTGTCGCTGCGCTTTCGCATTGCGCGGGACGGACGCTTGCTGGAAGTGCTGCTGGTCGATGCGTCGGGATCGAACCTGCTCGACGAGGCGGCGGTGAACGCCGTCAAGGGCGCCGCGCCGTACTACCCCTTCCCCGTCACCATCGACCGCGACAACCTGTCGATCCTCGCCACCTTCATCTACAGCCCCACCTACAGCTCCTATTACCAGGACAGGCACGGACGCTGA
- the pyrF gene encoding orotidine-5'-phosphate decarboxylase: MTPQTPQDRLIFALDVPDLDRAVDHIKTLGDSVGCFKVGLELFIRAGVDAIRAVRDHSDAAVFLDLKLHDIPVTVERAVTAAREHGVQFLTVHCGGGEAMVQAALKAAGGTTQILGVTVLTSMTGRDLDPAWGYSDGLTVHELVMDRVLMGRDLGLTGFVCSGEEVEDIKKQSGGPLLTVVPGIRLADGTVTGDDQSRITTPTDAIQRGADYLVVGRPIRDAKDPQDAARRIVDEIAHALKA; this comes from the coding sequence TTGACCCCGCAAACTCCGCAGGACCGCCTGATCTTTGCGCTCGACGTGCCCGATCTCGATCGTGCGGTCGATCACATCAAAACACTCGGCGACTCCGTCGGCTGCTTCAAGGTGGGGCTGGAGTTGTTCATCCGCGCCGGAGTGGATGCCATCCGGGCGGTGCGCGATCACAGTGACGCCGCCGTGTTCCTCGATCTCAAACTGCACGACATCCCGGTGACGGTGGAGCGCGCCGTCACCGCCGCGCGCGAACACGGTGTGCAGTTCCTCACCGTGCATTGCGGCGGCGGCGAAGCGATGGTGCAGGCGGCGTTGAAGGCCGCGGGCGGCACAACGCAGATCCTTGGCGTCACCGTGCTCACCAGCATGACGGGCCGCGACCTCGATCCGGCCTGGGGCTACTCGGACGGCTTGACCGTGCACGAGCTGGTGATGGATCGCGTATTGATGGGACGCGACCTCGGCTTGACCGGATTCGTCTGCTCCGGGGAAGAGGTGGAGGACATCAAGAAACAATCCGGCGGACCGCTGCTCACCGTGGTGCCGGGCATTCGTCTGGCCGACGGCACCGTCACGGGCGACGACCAGAGCCGCATCACCACCCCCACCGACGCCATCCAGCGGGGTGCGGACTATTTAGTGGTGGGGCGACCCATCCGCGATGCCAAAGACCCACAGGATGCGGCGCGGCGCATCGTCGATGAAATCGCTCACGCTTTGAAGGCATAA